The Podospora pseudopauciseta strain CBS 411.78 chromosome 2 map unlocalized CBS411.78m_2, whole genome shotgun sequence genome has a window encoding:
- the NIT3 gene encoding Omega-amidase nit3 (COG:E; EggNog:ENOG503NTXY) — MRASTTTTLRTLRRLTSLSRHPTQTISCAQLPLPSFFRKMSSSPPPSAQTTPGTTLLRQPVTLACIQLPSTSTKSDNLSHAATAVSSAVKSTSAKIVVLPECFNSPYGTDHFPSYAEPLPADPSNPSPDLNPSFLALQNIARDNKVYLIGGSIPELVVDSNNNEKKYYNTSLIFSPEGKLLATHRKVHLFDIDIPGGITFTESDILSPGNKLTIVDLPEYGKIAVAICYDIRFPELATIAARKGCFALIYPGAFNLTTGPLHWKLLGQARAVDNQLYVALCSPARDMTEGVYHAYGHSLIVDPMAKVLEEAGEGEQVVSAVLDGDSIEKARKGIPLRDQRRFDVYPDVSEGKVSYDEKP, encoded by the coding sequence atgagagcttcaacaacaaccacattGAGGACATTGCGACGCCTCACGTCTCTCAGCCGCCATCCAACCCAAACAATCTCTTGCGCACAACTGCCCCTCCCCTCGTTCTTCCGCAAAAtgtcctcttccccccccccttccgcGCAAACGACGCCCGGCActaccctcctccgccagcccGTAACCCTAGCCTGCATCCAACTcccctccacatccaccaaatccgacaacctctcccacgccgccaccgccgtctCCTCGGCCGTCAAATCCACCTCGGCCAAAATCGTCGTTCTCCCCGAGTGCTTCAACTCCCCCTACGGCACCGACCATTTTCCCTCCTACGCTGAGcccctccccgccgacccctccaacccctcccccgaccTCAACCCatccttcctcgccctccagaACATCGCCCGCGACAACAAAGTCTACCTCATCGGCGGCTCCATCCCCGAGCTTGTCGttgacagcaacaacaacgagaAGAAATACTacaacacctccctcatcttctcccccgagGGAAAACTCCTCGCCACGCACAGAAAAGTCCACCTTTTCGACATTGACATCCCAGGCGGGATCACGTTCACCGAGTCGGACATCCTGTCGCCAGGGAATAAGCTTACTATTGTGGACCTCCCGGAGTACGGCAAGATAGCCGTGGCGATTTGCTATGACATTCGCTTCCCCGAGTTGGCGACCATTGCGGCCAGAAAGGGATGCTTCGCGTTGATCTATCCCGGTGCTTTCAACCTTACTACTGGGCCGCTGCACTGGAAGCTGTTGGGAcaggcgagggcggtggataACCAGCTGTATGTGGCGCTGTGCAGTCCGGCGAGGGATATGACCGAGGGGGTGTACCATGCTTATGGGCACAGTTTGATCGTGGACCCGATGGCGAaagtgctggaggaggctggtGAAGGGGAGCAGGTTGTTAGTGCGGTGTTGGATGGGGACAGCATTGAGAAGGCGAGAAAGGGGATTCCATTGAGGGATCAGAGAAGGTTTGATGTTTATCCTGATGTTAGTGAGGGGAAGGTGAGCTATGACGAGAAGCCATAG
- the SPE3 gene encoding putrescine aminopropyltransferase (EggNog:ENOG503NX9V; COG:H): MGDITHSTIKDGWFREISNMWPGQAMTLKVEKVLHHEKSKYQDVLIFKSTDYGNVLVLDNVIQATERDEFAYQEMITNLAMMSHPEPKKVLVIGGGDGGVLREVVKHDCVEEAILCDIDEAVIRLSKQYLPHMSAGFNHPKVKVHVGDGFKFLDDYKNTFDVIITDSSDPEGPAESLFQKPYFKLLHDALREGGVITTQGSENQWLHLPLITKLKQDCKEIFPVAEYAYTTIPTYPSGQIGFMVCTKDANRNVKVPLRSWTKEEEEKHCRYYNSEIHKASFVLPTFAAKALQ, from the exons ATGGGTGACATCACACACTCTACCATCAAGG ATGGCTGGTTCCGTGAGATCTCCAACATGTGGCCTG GCCAGGCCATGACTCTCAAGGTCGAGAAGGTCCTCCACCACGAGAAGTCCAAGTACCAAGATGTCTTGATCTTCAAGTCTACTGACTACGGCAACGTCCTCGTCCTGGACAACGTCATTCAGGCCACCGAGCGTGATGAGTTTGCCTACCAGGAGATGATCACCAACCTTGCCATGATGTCCCACCCTGAGCCCAAGAAGGTCCTCGTCattggcggtggtgatggcggtgtcCTCCGTGAGGTCGTCAAGCACGACTGTGTTGAGGAGGCTATCCTCTGCGACATCGACGAG GCCGTCATCCGCCTCTCCAAGCAGTACCTCCCCCACATGTCCGCTGGCTTCAACCAccccaaggtcaaggtccACGTCGGCGACGGTTTCAAGTTCCTTGATGACTACAAGAACACCTTCgacgtcatcatcaccgactCCTCCGACCCCGAGGGTCCCGCCGAGTCTCTCTTCCAGAAGCCCTACTTCAAGCTTCTCCACGACGCCCTCCGTGAGGGCGGTGTCATTACCACTCAAGGTT CTGAGAACCAATGGCTCCACCTTCCCCTGatcaccaagctcaagcagGACTGCAAGGAGATCTTCCCCGTGGCCGAGTACGCCtacaccaccatccccacctACCCCTCGGGCCAGATCGGCTTCATGGTCTGCACCAAGGACGCCAACCGCAACGTCAAGGTTCCCCTCCGCTCCTggaccaaggaggaggaggagaagcactGCCGCTACTACAACTCCGAGATCCACAAGGCCAGCTTCGTCCTTCCTACCTTTGCCGCCAAGGCTCTCCAATAG
- the GNA2 gene encoding G-Protein alpha subunit (COG:D; COG:T; EggNog:ENOG503NWN3), translating into MCFGAREKGDEAGAARSRELDKIIRADEKKMSKEVKLLLLGAGESGKSTVLKQMKLIYAQGFSKSEKLEWKPVVFQNIVHSFRLIFDAMNELNIPFENPDNEKNMAHIMVDYDVVADEPLPEDYLEPIKSLWQDQGVKSAIAKGNEYALHDNLDYFCGDLDRVWAKDYVPTDQDLLRSRLRTTGITETIFDLGQLTYRMFDVGGQRSERKKWIHCFENVNCLLFLVAISGYDQCLVEDKDGNQMNEALMLWESIANSHWFSKSALILFLNKMDLFKEKLAKSPITDHGFTDYHGPPDDPNLASKYFMDKFRALNRNPEKEIYGHFTNATDTNLLKITMGSVQDMIIQRNLKQLILARPL; encoded by the exons ATGTGTTTTGGAGCTCGTGAAAAAGGCGATGAGGCCGGCGCGGCCAGGTCGCGTGAGTTGGACAAGATTATTCGCGCcgatgagaagaagatgtcAAAGGAGGTGAAGCTTCTGTTGTTAG GAGCGGGCGAATCCGGCAAATCCACGGTGCTCAAACAGATGAAGTTGATCTACGCGCAGGGGTTCAGCAAAAGCGAAAAGCTGGAGTGGAAGCCAGTAGTATTCCAGAATATCGTCCATTCCTTTCGATTAATCTTCGACGCCATGAACGAGCTCAACATCCCATTTGAGAACCCAGATAACGAG AAAAACATGGCGCACATTATGGTGGACTACGATGTGGTTGCGGATGAGCCACTGCCAGAAGACTACTTGGAGCCCATCAAAAGTTTATGGCAAGACCAGGGCGTGAAGAGTGCCATCGCGAAGGGCAACGAATATGCCTTGCATGACAACCTTGACTA CTTCTGCGGCGATTTGGACCGTGTTTGGGCCAAAGACTACGTACCAACTGATCAGGATTTGTTGCGCTCAAGGTTAAGGACAACGGGCATCACTGAGACGATCTTCGACCTCGGTCAACTCACATATCGCATGTTCGACGTCGGCGGCCAAAGATCAGAACGCAAGAAGTGGATTCACTGCTTCGAAAACGTCAACTGCCTGCTATTTTTGGTAGCCATTTCAGGTTACGACCAATGTCTGGTGGAAGACAAGGACGGT AACCAAATGAACGAAGCCCTGATGCTGTGGGAGTCCATCGCCAACTCTCACTGGTTCAGCAAGTCTGCGCTGATCCTCTTCCTGAACAAGATGGATCTCTTCAAAGAGAAGCTGGCCAAGAGCCCGATAACAGATCACGGCTTCACCGACTACCACGGCCCACCAGACGACCCGAACCTGGCCAGCAAGTACTTCATGGACAAGTTCCGGGCGCTGAACCGGAACCCAGAGAAGGAGATTTACGGACATTTCACTAACGCGACCGACACCAACTTGCTCAAGATCACCATGGGTTCCGTGCAGGATATGATTATCCAACGGAACTTGAAGCAGCTTATACT TGCGCGCCCCTTGTAA
- a CDS encoding uncharacterized protein (CAZy:GH3; COG:G; EggNog:ENOG503NVBN) — MIQKDEYFYGGSEPVYPSPEMTGSGEWKEAFNRAKEFVGKMTLDEKEAQISLTSGTNSETSCPGFLPAISRLKFPGMCLADAGQGVRGTDFVSSWPSGIHVGASWNKELTLARGKGMGGEFRTKGVNILLGPVVGPAGRVVSGGRNWEGFASDPYLSGVLVGETVKGIQGVGVVASTKHFIANEQETNRNPNNGVEAVSSNIDDRTMHEIYLWPFQDAVRAGTGSIMCSYQRVNNSYGCANSKTQNGLLKTELGFQGGVVSDWGAQHAGVATAEAGMDMAMPNGGDFWGSHLKDAIKNGTVPESRLDDMVLRTIASWYQMGQDNDFPTPGVGMPKDLTKPHRIIDARNSSFKSTLFDGAVEGHVLVKNIRNALPLKSPKLLSIYGYSAKNPDENNPTDGLSPWLMGSGSFDYQEFGAGFFGWSGATPGTTGIAFNGTLYSGGGSGATSQSLAISPYDAILQQAYEDDTALFWDFHNGKPAVDPVSSACLVFGNVWAAEGADRPGLRDDYTDELILHVASQCNNTVVVFHNAGIRLVEEFIGHPNVTAVIFAHLPGQASGKALASILYGKENPSGKLPYTVARNEDDYGVMLRPDKPEGIFKYFPQSNFTEGVFVDYRHFDENKIKPRFEFGFGLSYTTFGYSNLAVEKDGNRSFEEFPKGKTVEGGQEDLWDALVRVEAEVENKGEVEGKEVAQLYLGIPGTREEKVPIRQLRGFEKVLVGVGETKKVVFELTRRDLSVWDVRAQKWRLGKGEYNVEVGGSSRNLPLSGKFTV; from the exons atgattcAGAAGGATGAGTATTTCTACGGGGGCTCAGAGCCGGTCTACCCCTCTC CGGAAATGACTGGTTCTGGGGAGTGGAAAGAGGCTTTCAATAGAGCCAAAGAGTTTGTGGGCAAAATGACACTTGATGAGAAG GAAGCTCAGATCAGCCTCACTTCAGGAACGAACTCCGAGACCTCTTGCCCTGGCTTCTTGCCTGCCATCTCACGCCTAAAATTCCCGGGTATGTGTCTGGCTGACGCTGGACAGGGTGTCAGAGGAACAGATTTTGTTAGCAGCTGGCCGAGTGGCATTCATGTTGGGGCCAGCTGGAACAAGGAACTCACTCTGGCAAGGGGCAAAGGTATGGGTGGTGAGTTCAGAACGAAGGGCGTCAATATTCTTCTGGGACCTGTAGTTGGGCCAGCTGGACGGGTTGTCAGTGGTGGAAGAAATTGGGAGGGCTTTGCCAGTGACCCTTATCTGTCCGGCGTATTGGTTGGTGAGACTGTCAAGGGGATTCagggagttggggttgtcGCCAGCACAAAG CATTTCATTGCCAATGAGCAAGAGACCAATAGAAACCCCAACAACGGTGTGGAGGCTGTCTCGTCAAATATAGATGACAGAACTATGCACGAGATTTACTTGTG GCCCTTCCAGGATGCCGTACGCGCCGGAACGGGAAGCATCATGTGCTCCTACCAGAGGGTCAACAACTCGTACGGCTGTGCAAACAGCAAGACGCAAAATGGACTGCTCAAGACTGAACTTGGGTTTCAGGGTGGCGTTGTGAGCGACTGGGGAGCTCAACACGCCGGGGTTGCCACAGCTGAAGCAGGCATGGATATGGCTATGCCAAATGGCGGTGACTTTTGGGGCTCACATCTCAAAGACGCCATCAAAAATGGAACGGTGCCCGAAAGCAGGCTAGACGATATGGTCCTCAG AACAATCGCTTCTTGGTATCAAATGGGCCAGGACAATGACTTTCCTACGCCAGGTGTCGGTATGCCCAAGGACCTCACGAAGCCACATCGCATTATCGATGCAAGAAACTCTTCCTTCAAATCCACCCTATTTGATGGTGCGGTTGAAGGTCATGTCCTGGTCAAAAACATCCGCAATGCCTTGCCGCTCAAGAGCCCCAAACTTCTGTCTATTTACGGCTACTCCGCCAAGAACCCCGACGAAAACAACCCAACAGATGGCCTCTCTCCCTGGCTGATGGGATCGGGATCCTTTGACTACCAGGAGTTTGGTGCAGGCTTCTTTGGCTGGTCAGGCGCAACACCAGGAACGACAGGCATTGCTTTTAACGGAACACTGTACTCTGGTGGTGGATCAGGGGCAACATCTCAGTCTCTTGCCATTTCACCATATGACGCCATCCTTCAGCAAGCCTACGAGGACGATACAGCCCTCTTCTGGGACTTCCACAACGGCAAGCCGGCAGTGGATCCTGTCTCCAGCGCGTGTCTGGTATTCGGTAACGTCTGGGCTGCAGAAGGCGCAGATAGACCTGGCCTTCGAGACGATTACACCGACGAGCTGATCCTCCACGTCGCCAGCCAGTGCAACAACACTGTTGTGGTTTTCCATAATGCTGGTATAAGACTCGTTGAAGAATTTATCGGCCACCCCAACGTCACAGCAGTGATCTTTGCCCATCTCCCAGGACAAGCGTCCGGGAAGGCGTTGGCATCTATCCTCTATGGAAAGGAGAACCCTTCAGGTAAACTGCCTTATACTGTTGCGCGCAACGAAGACGACTATGGAGTCATGCTCAGGCCTGACAAGCCGGAGGGCATCTTTAAGTATTTCCCTCAGAGCAACTTTACCGAGGGTGTGTTTGTCGATTACAGGCACTTTGACGAAAACAAGATCAAGCCTAGGTTTGAGTTTGGGTTTGGCCTGAGTTACACTACCTTTGGGTATTCCAATCTTGCTGTTGAGAAGGATGGCAACAGAAGCTTTGAGGAGTTTCCCAAGGGGAAGACTGTAGAGGGTGGTCAGGAGGACTTGTGGGATGCACTGGTTAGAGTGGAGGCTGAGGTTGAGAacaagggggaggtggaggggaaggaggttgcgCAGTTGTATTTGGGGATTCCGGGGACGAGAGAGGAAAAGGTACCTATTAGGCAGTTAAGGGGGTTTGAGAAAgtgttggttggggtgggggagacAAAGAAGGTGGTGTTTGAGCTGACGAGGAGAGATTTGAGTGTCTGGGATGTGAGGGCGCAGAagtggaggttggggaagggggagtataacgtcgaggttggggggagtAGTAGGAATTTGCCTTTGTCTGGGAAGTTCACTGTGTAA
- a CDS encoding uncharacterized protein (COG:G; EggNog:ENOG503NVX1; CAZy:GH10), with protein sequence MRLSTSLLAAAGAVPLATAQLHELAVKAGLQYFGAATDTPGFREREPYPESYSQYDAILEDPKEFGQTTPTNGQKWLFVEPEPGVFNFTEGDYVADLANRTNKILRCHALVWHSQLAPWVETTEWTKEGLREAIVRHITEVAGYYRGRCAHWDVLNEALDEDGTYRKSVFYNVLGEEYIRLAFETAAKVDPEAKLYYNDYGIERPASVKTAGAVRLVKMLKDAGIKVDGVGMQAHLHADNHPSEADLINTIGMYKEVVKEVAFTELDVRIKVPVDEQKLQWQSECYQKVVGACVKTKDVCVGITIWDFYDPFSWVPHVFPGNGASLLWFEDFSKHPAYDGMVNYFGELIEAQGGNSTCS encoded by the coding sequence ATGCgtctctccacctcccttcTCGCCGCGGCGGGAGCTGTCCCCCTTGCAACCGCCCAGCTCCACGAGCTCGCTGTCAAGGCCGGCCTCCAGTACTTCGGTGCAGCGACTGACACCCCTGGCTTCCGCGAGCGCGAGCCCTACCCCGAATCTTATTCCCAATACGACGCCATTCTCGAAGACCCCAAGGAGTTTGGCCAGACGACTCCCACCAACGGCCAGAAATGGCTGTTTGTCGAGCCTGAGCCGGGCGTTTTCAACTTCACTGAGGGTGACTACGTTGCCGATTTGGCCAACAGGACTAACAAGATCCTCCGCTGCCACGCCCTCGTCTGGCACAGCCAGCTTGCCCCTTGGGTTGAGACCACCGAGTGGACCAAAGAGGGTTTGAGGGAGGCAATTGTCAGACATATCACCGAGGTGGCTGGGTATTACCGTGGTCGGTGTGCCCATTGGGATGTGTTGAATGAAGCCCTTGATGAAGACGGGACATACAGGAAGAGCGTGTTTTACAATGTGCTCGGGGAGGAGTACATCCGGCTTGCCTTTGAGACTGCTGCCAAGGTCGACCCAGAGGCGAAGTTGTACTACAATGACTACGGAATCGAGAGGCCGGCCAGTGTCAAGACTGCGGGCGCGGTGAGGCTGGTCAAGATGTTGAAGGATGCCGGGATCAAGGTTGATGGCGTGGGGATGCAGGCGCATTTGCATGCGGACAACCACCCGAGTGAGGCGGATTTGATCAACACTATTGGGATGTAtaaggaggtggtgaaggaggtcGCGTTTACCGAGTTGGATGTGAGGATCAAGGTGCCGGTTGATGAGCAGAAGCTGCAGTGGCAGAGTGAGTGCTACCAGAAGGTTGTGGGGGCGTGTGTGAAGACGAAGGATGTTTGTGTGGGTATCACGATTTGGGACTTTTATGACCCTTTTAGCTGGGTGCCGCATGTGTTTCCGGGTAATGGGGCGAGTTTGTTGTGGTTTGAGGACTTTAGCAAGCACCCTGCGTATGATGGGATGGTGAACTACTTTGGGGAGTTGATTGAGGCCCAGGGTGGTAATTCTACGTGCTCGTAG
- a CDS encoding uncharacterized protein (EggNog:ENOG503NW9Q; COG:M), which yields MAASLSLPSQPFRPPSPPPSTPQSSPSLPPHLVSANLHSSEVQPKSNTLDQDVERLECEETLSAEGPQYWQDNFQARQMQHSGHNVHSNSNMGYQRIGVMNLVTKDHRTGAQPNDPDFLADKQPLDWLSKFDHRTAHERALESRTEGTVSWLLNLDAFKKWKVCPKSFLWLHGKHFCGKTILCASIIEELEQEATDGVPIVAYYYLDPNEFCTKPSEGESRQESFPERLLRSWLRQLCEGLSQLPKGVQKVRQEFKKTGSLDYTLLKYAIRCLTEERGQVYLVIDGLDSLTESPNGKDSLAVLFELLECLKSHDPVHILVVSRDHVDAALEDRCWDLSHDREGGFDVAVEGTAHTNGIELMVDQELKKSNWGIIRRKHPEWIEIIKKNLVDNSDGIFGLVKLRLLDPEFHELIRRRDPAPDEEEVLDALNEIPKEINAFYDKALERICVMPNAYLSLQWLMCTLRPLRFVEFEDLINWGQTNKKNSVSIRHSFGSLVAFPESPDRDGKQIVDFAFSSLEEYLVNKADRCGGLAVVHLMMANQCLEYINECVVNTDDHTLHESDEDEVDGGKVLECDLQRRPLLEYAINNWYRHVLEYLESRQDSELVLESVPDNGTQGILLTWLHRIYNYWGTPLRNIFHKKPQTPSALDFSEGVSASSEFAQWVSSTRRLVNNLDRDVEQVHNDLKAAAYKCFELMVDLLIQHQAPTETEATTHTPLQAACMCEFNLLIYSLLHGHIHNSNISHCKVKNSDIPKTGRTEQIKARPDPSHSWWPDSNGTKEKTADYDGKRMVRALLLAGADVNKPSSHGDTALHHAMAKGNLAAVTLLLQRNADMEICATGPLNVFLKTVFQAHDSEVTSELEWPMPMICCGTPLLWGIQMGQHDAVEFLLDQGAEFKNLAPVSGHTALHAAAYLSDQRMARLALDIGCRVNDCEANGFSALHFAVYQNNLGVVELLLANGADVNILANCGYPPLMWARHINIVRVLLRNGADWNAPPDKPHTVLTVAAFNGYHEIVRMLLEKGAPASSTALRYATCEGHTEVVQVLVDFDIPVDIFLHAKLGITALPLAAGRGHSDIATILLRKGASLYKKHPVLGSILNAASFGGEDIVFDACWQQEPSMRHEKDAYGRTALYFAALGGQDKMVGKLLKLGYKANAKDNHGRNALHAAASGGSLSVVEKLLEQHPEVDPTEMDDDGWTALHWAAKAGEKKVVEKLRGVCLREGRMPDDNKWPPARIAIYHGHRDLLPLLEGKQTGENVFPQSEWHWWSAGLMHKDYVCDSCLRLIHGIRFHCRTCYHDLLFSNYCFKCEGRGKRLHPGHRFEEIRPPYDQGIVGRGPGCAITKI from the exons ATGGCTGCAAGTTTAAGCTTACCATCTCAACCGTTTCgccctccctcgcccccgccatccaccccccaaagCTCCCCTTCGCTTCCGCCACATTTGGTCTCGGCCAATTTACACTCTTCTGAAGTTCAACCAAAAAGTAACACGCTTGATCAGGATGTCGAAAGACTGGAGTGTGAGGAGACCTTG TCCGCTGAAGGTCCCCAATATTGGCAGGATAATTTCCAGGCTCGACAGATGCAGCATAGTGGGCATAATGTTCactccaacagcaacatgggATACCAACGGATAGGGGTCATGAATCTCGTGACAAAGGATCATCGAACAGGTGCACAGCCGAATG ACCCAGACTTTCTTGCAGACAAACAACCTCTTGACTGGCTGTCGAAGTTCGACCATCGCACAGCACATGAGAGAGCTTTGGAAAGCCGAACCGAGGGTACAGTGTCTTGGCTTCTGAATTTGGACGCATTCAAGAAATGGAAAGTTTGTCCCAAAAGCTTTCTTTGGCTTCATGGAAAGCACTTTTGCGGGAAGACTATATTGTG TGCATCGATCATCGAAGAACTTGAACAAGAAGCTACCGATGGAGTCCCGATAGTCGCTTACTATTACCTCGATCCTAACGAGTTTTGTACCAAACCTTCTGAGGGCGAAAGCCGCCAAGAATCCTTTCCAGAACGACTCTTAAGATCATGGCTTCGACAACTATGCGAAGGTCTATCCCAGTTGCCCAAGGGAGTGCAGAAAGTGCGGCAAGAGTTCAAGAAGACCGGCAGTCTTGATTACACGCTCCTAAAGTATGCGATACGATGTCTAACCGAGGAACGAGGGCAGGTGTACCTCGTAATTGATGGCTTGGATTCCCTTACAGAGTCACCCAATGGAAAAGACTCACTGGCAGTCTTATTCGAGTTACTTGAGTGCCTCAAATCTCATGATCCCGTCCATATCCTTGTCGTGAGCAGAGATCATGTAGACGCGGCTCTCGAGGACCGATGCTGGGACCTGAGTCACGATCGTGAAGGGGGATTCGACGTTGCAGTGGAAGGGACCGCCCACACGAACGGCATCGAGTTGATGGTTGACCAGGAGCTGAAAAAGTCGAACTGGGGAATAATCAGAAGAAAACATCCGGAGTGGATTGAGATCATCAAAAAAAATTTGGTGGACAATTCAGACGGAAT CTTCGGTTTAGTCAAATTACGGCTGTTGGATCCTGAATTTCACGAATTAATTCGGCGAAGGGACCCAGCCcccgatgaggaggaggtactTGATGCATTGAATGAGATCCCGAAAGAGATCAATGCTTTCTACGATAAAGCCTTGGAGAGAATATGCGTCATGCCCAATGCCTATCTATCTCTCCAATGGCTCATGTGCACCCTCCGGCCGTTGAGATTCGTCGAATTCGAGGACTTGATCAACTGGGGTCAGACAAACAAAAAGAATTCAGTCTCCATTCGCCATAGCTTTGGCAGTCTAGTGGCTTTTCCAGAGTCTCCAGACCGAGACGGCAAGCAAATCGTGGATTTTGCCTTTTCCAGCCTGGAGGAATACCTCGTGAACAAAGCGGATAGGTGTGGTGGACTGGCTGTGGTTCACCTCATGATGGCCAATCAATGTCTCGAGTATATCAACGAATGTGTTGTCAATACGGATGACCACACCTTACATGAATCTGATGAGGACGAAGTTGATGGCGGGAAAGTACTGGAGTGTGACCTCCAAAGACGGCCGCTTCTTGAATATGCCATCAACAACTGGTACAGACATGTACTCGAGTATCTAGAGTCCAGACAGGATTCGGAACTGGTACTGGAGTCTGTCCCAGATAATGGGACTCAGGGCATTCTATTGACATGGCTACACCGGATTTACAATTACTGGGGTACACCGTTGCGGAACATTTTCCACAAGAAGCCTCAAACACCATCCGCTCTGGACTTTTCTGAGGGGGTGTCGGCCTCATCGGAATTTGCACAATGGGTCAGCTCGACACGAAGATTGGTCAACAATTTGGATCGGGACGTGGAACAAGTTCACAACGACCTGAAAGCGGCCGCGTATAAGTGTTTTGAGCTCATGGTTGATCTTCTTATTCAGCACCAAGCACCCACAGAAACGGAAGCAACCACACACACTCCTCTTCAGGCGGCCTGCATGTGCGAATTCAATCTCCTAATTTATTCTCTCCTTCACGGTCATATTCACAACTCAAATATTTCACACTGCAAGGTCAAGAACTCGGATATCCCGAAAACTGGAAGGACAGAGCAAATCAAGGCTAGGCCCGACCCCAGTCATTCCTGGTGGCCAGACAGTAATGGCACCAAGGAGAAAACAGCAGACTACGACGGCAAACGTATGGTGAGGGCTCTTCTTCTGGCCGGAGCAGATGTGAATAAACCCAGTTCTCACGGAGACACCGCCTTGCACCATGCCATGGCCAAAGGCAACCTTGCTGCTGTCACTTTGCTCCTGCAGAGAAATGCCGATATGGAAATTTGCGCGACGGGTCCTCTCAATGTATTCCTCAAGACAGTGTTTCAAGCGCATGATAGCGAAGTAACGTCAGAGTTGGAATGGCCCATGCCCATGATCTGCTGTGGGACTCCCTTGCTCTGGGGAATCCAGATGGGGCAGCACGACGCCGTTGAGTTTCTACTTGATCAGGGTGCAGAATTCAAGAATCTCGCGCCGGTCTCAGGACACACTGCCCTCCATGCCGCAGCCTACCTCTCGGACCAGAGAATGGCTCGGCTGGCGCTGGATATTGGCTGCCGAGTCAACGATTGTGAGGCCAATGGGTTTTCAGCTCTCCATTTTGCTGTATATCAGAACAATCTGGGTGTGGTTGAGTTATTACTGGCTAATGGTGCGGATGTTAATATCCTCGCCAACTGCGGATACCCTCCTCTGATGTGGGCTCGGCACATAAACATCGTCAGGGTGCTCCTCAGAAACGGCGCAGATTGGAATGCCCCCCCGGATAAACCACACACAGTACTAACTGTGGCGGCGTTCAACGGATACCACGAGATTGTGCGTATGCTTCTTGAAAAGGGCGCCCCCGCCAGTTCAACTGCCTTGCGCTATGCGACGTGCGAAGGGCATACGGAAGTAGTACAAGTGCTTGTGGACTTCGACATTCCCGTTGACATTTTCTTGCACGCCAAGCTTGGAATAACCGCCCTGCCACTTGCGGCTGGACGAGGCCATTCTGATATTGCCACAATCTTGCTGAGAAAGGGTGCCAGTCTCTACAAGAAACACCCTGTTCTCGGTTCCATACTGAATGCTGCTTCATTCGGCGGTGAGGATATAGTCTTTGACGCATGTTGGCAACAAGAGCCTTCTATGCGACATGAGAAAGATGCGTATGGGCGTACTGCCCTCTACTTTGCTGCCCTGGGCGGACAGGACAAGATGGTTGGGAAGCTCCTCAAGTTAGGGTACAAAGCCAACGCCAAGGATAACCATGGCCGAAACGCATTGCATGCTGCAGCATCAGGTGGCTCGCTATCTGTAGTGGAGAAACTGCTTGAACAGCATCCAGAAGTTGATCCTACCgagatggatgatgacggcTGGACTGCTTTACACTGGGCGGCTAAGGCTGGGGAGAAGAAAGTGGTGGAAAAGCTGCGAGGTGTATGTTTGAGAGAGGGTAGAATGCCTGACGATAACAAATGGCCACCAGCCCGTATTGCGATATATCATGGGCATCGAGACCTTCTGCCACTTCTGGAGGGAAAGCAGACAGGAGAAAACGTCTTTCCACAGTCCGAATGGCATTGGTGGAGTGCAGGCCTTATGCACAAGGATTATGTTTGTGACAGCTGTCTCAGG CTGATACATGGGATCCGATTTCATTGCCGTACATGCTATCACGATTTACTCTTCTCCAACTACTGTTTCAAGTGCGAGGGTCGAGGAAAGAGACTGCATCCTGGCCATCGATTTGAAGAAATCCGTCCGCCGTACGACCAGGGAATAGTGGGTAGGGGACCCGGCTGTGCGATAACGAAGATATAA